The Corynebacterium felinum DNA segment AACGAGCCTAAGGGCACTCGTATCTTCGGCCCCGTTGCTCGCGAGCTTCGTGACAAGAAGTTCATGAAGATCGTTTCTCTCGCACCGGAGGTGATCTAACTTATGAAGATCCATAAGGGCGACATGGTTGTCGTAATCTCCGGCCCAGACAAGGGCGCACAGGGCAAGGTTATTCAGGCTTTCCCTAAGACCAACAAGGTTCTGGTTGAGGGCGTTAACCGCATCAAGAAGCACGTTGCTAACTCCGCACCAGAGCGTGGCGCTGAGTCCGGCGGCATCGTAACCCAGGAAGCACCAATCCACGTGTCTAACGTGATGGTTCTGGATTCCGATGGCAAGCCAACCCGCGTTGGTTACCGCTTCGATGAGAACGGCAAGAAGGTCCGTATCTCCCGTCGCAATGGGAAGGACATCTAATCATGACCTACACTCCACGTCTGAAGACCCGCTACCGCGAGGAAATCCGCACCAAGCTCAACGAAGAGTTCTCCTACGATAACGTCATGCAGATCCCTGGCGTTGTCAAGGTTGTTGTGAACATGGGTGTTGGCGACGCTGCTCGCGACTCCAAGCTCATCAACGGTGCATTGGAAGACCTGACCGCGATCACTGGCCAGAAGCCAGAACTGCGTCGCGCGAAGAAGTCCATCGCTAACTTCAAGCTGCGTGAGGGCATGCCAATCGGCGCCCGCGTCACCCTGCGTGGCGACCGCATGTGGGAGTTCCTGGACCGCCTGCTGACCGTCGCTCTGCCACGTATTCGTGACTTCCGCGGCCTGTCTGATCAGCAGTTCGACGGCCACGGTAACTACACCTTCGGCCTGACCGAGCAGACCATGTTCTACGAAATCGACGTTGACAAGGTCGACCGCCCACGCGGTATGGACATCACCGTCGTGACCACTGCTACCAACAATGACGAAGGCCGCGCGCTGCTGCGCGAACTGGGCTTCCCATTCAAGAAGGCAGATCAGTAAAGCACTTTTGCTGAACATTTAAAAAGCACACCCATCCTGTATTTATGGAGGGTGTGCTTTTTCTATGCCAACAGCACGTGCGTATCGACGCCGGGGCTTTATGTTTCATTGTTGCTTTAGCGGGGCGCTTCGATGGTGCGCATGAAACGATCCACTAGTTCGGCGGCGCCACGAAGTTCTGTGCCGATGCCTACTTTATACAGGCGATTATCTTTGGTGGTGATGGTGATTGCTTCAGTGCTGGAATTAACATCCATGAAAAAGCCAGCCGGTTGATGCGGATTGCCTTTCGCACCCCATTCGCGGTGGATTCGCTGCTCGGAGGGGATAGATTCGAGTGCTATGTAGGCAATATTTTTCCGTGGTATTTGCTGTTTGATCAGGGGGAGTTGGCCGAAGTGCACGCTGGAATTGTCGATTCGGATATAGGTGCAGATTTTAAACACCAGCACGTTTAAGGTGAACAGGATGAGTGCGAGCACAATGAAAGGGATTAGGGAGATGGAATCGTTCCAAAAGCCCACAACGAGAAAAAATGTGGCTACCGCAAGTATTCCCAGCAGGCCGAGGCGCCATCCGGAGTGGAGGTAGTTGTGCAATTGTAGCGAAGAATTCATGGGGGTGTCCTTACATTGTGTCAGTTTTTCCGTATCCTTTGTGCGAATGTTATGCGGGTTAGAGTGCGTGAGTTTTTCACGTTTTATCCGGTTTTCTTTTTCCGGGTTTTTCGTGAACCTCTGCTTAGGTGGGCAGTAGGGGTGTGGTGAATCTACTGGTCTAGGCGGGGGTATGTGCGCTTTAAGGCCTATAGTAGCAGTTCTGTGTTGGGTGCGGGGGTAGCTGTCGCTTTTTAAATACCCCCGCTTATAATGTTGCTGGTGTGGTTTTTGTGACTTAGCTGTGTGCAATTAAATTTTTGCGTGTGTTTCCTTTAAGCGCACTGGGTACTGGAATAAATGAAGCGTGTATTTTTTAAGGCTTAATGATTGAGCACACAATTAAGATGATAACTACCTTTTGTTAACAGCTATGGTGTACTTATCCTCCTTCATGTGCCCATGCCTGCTGGATTTTGCTGGAGTTCATGTGTGTTTGATGGGTCGTGTGATTGCGCTGCGTGGGCGGAGGGTCGGGGGCCCTTCTGTGCTTGGCTTAGTCCGCCCACTTGTTGCTGTGTTTTGGCTTAGTGCACATGTTGGAAATTATCAGTTAGAGATAGAGCAAGTGCTACCAATAAAACCGCAGGTCAATTTTTGGCTTCGATTCTGAAACTCTAACTCTTAGGCGTGCATCCCTACACAGAGAGCAAAAGCGCACAATTTTTGTGCGGACTAGCCTAGCCACACATGCAGAGATCCGGTTACAGCTTATTCGCACTGGCTTCTTTCCCTGGGAGAAAGCAGGGGATGAGGCGGGCATGTGTGCGTGCCAGCGGTGCTTTAACGCACGTGAATGCGGCGGGTAAATCAGCACAATTTCAGCAGCGTGTGTGCAGTTTTTGTGGTGTTGGGAATATTTTTTCCAACCCACTGGTTGCTTATGGGGACAGTGTATCTGTTGTGCTTTTTCAACTACCTGTTTGCATTGGCTACAGGAGGCAGTAGTAAAGGAGATGTCGCCATGAGCACGAACTACCCACAGCAGCTGGAGCATGGCCCCTATTTGGATAAGAGTTTCCCAGAAGTGTACAAAGCTTTGGCGCTCACCTATTCCACATTGGGTCAAGAATTGGAGAAGGTTGGTTTGCCTCAGGATCTGGTAGAACTCGTGCTTGTGCGTGCCAGCCAGATTAATGGTTGTGCAACCTGCCTGTCCATTCATGCCCCACAGGCACGCAAGGCTGGTGTGAGCGAGGTGAAGCTGGATGTGCTAAATGCCTGGCGTGAGACTGATATTTTCAGTGTTCAGGAACGTGCAGCTTTGGATCTGACCGAGGCTTTGACCATTTTGCCCACCGGGGCACGGGCTGCTGATGCGCCGCTGAAAGCGTTGGAAGTTTTTAGCCCTGAGCAGGTTGCTGCGTTGGGGTGGGCGATTGCTTTGATTAATGCTTTCAACCGGGTGTCTTTGGCTTCAGGGCACCCGGTGAAGGGCTAGTTTTTGTTCTGCGTGATCGCACTGGAACAAGGGGTAGGAGGTTATTGACTCCTGCCCCTTGTGGTATTTCGCTAGTGTTTGTTTTTCCCACGTCGTGGTTGTGCTCACGGTAGGATCGTGGCAACTGTGAATTTTTTTAGTTGCGCTTAGAGAGTGCGGGCGGCTGCTTCGTGTGGGGGAGTGCTCACATATAAAGAAGCTGTGGAGAAAGGCTGGTGTGGACATGGGTGATGATCACTTTGTGCAAGGTGAAGGTTCGACGGATGCGGCTGGGTTCAATGCCCAGTCGGCGGTGGATGCGCTGATTGCGCATTATGAGAAGTCTTGTGCCTTGGCGCACCGTGTGATCGCTCGTGGGGAGTATGAACAGTATGCGGCGGTGACTTATCCGAAACTTACGGTGACGGTGCATAGTTGGCATCCGATTGATCGCACGGCCCCGTTTGGCTATGTGAACGAGGCGGGTACTTATTCGGCGGTGATTTCTAAGCCACGGTTGATGCGTAGTTATCTGGAAAATCAGTTGAAGCAGTTGTGTGCGCATTATCCGTGCACGATTACTGTGGGGGATTCTGGCCAGGCGATTCCGCCGGAATATATTGATCAGCTTGATAGCAGTGTGTTGGGTTCGCACCGGCACCCCGCGATTCCGCGGGCAACGCTCGATGATGTTCATGATGCGATTGTGGATGGTGATTGGGAGGCTTTTCATGGTGAGGAGAAGCCACTGGCGCATTTCACGGCGCACCGTTTCGATATTGCCTGTGCTCGTATTGAGCACTACACGGGGATGAGTGTTGATACTGTTCAGCGCTATATTTTGTTTACTAATTATGGGATGCATACGCGCGAGTTTTTGCGCTATGGATTGGCTGAGTTGCAGCGCGCGGGTAGTCGCTATACGAGTCTTGTGGTTGCGGGGATGACTATTACTCGTGCTGAGGCTACCGCGCTGGATGTGCATGAATTTACAAGCCATGATCGGTTCCAGATGCCGCGTTTTGATCTCGTTGCTGAGGATAATACGGGGATTACGATGGTCAATATTGGTGTGGGTCCGTCGAATGCGAAGACTATTACTGATTGTTTGGCTGTTCTCCGCCCAGAGGTGTGGGTGATGATTGGGCATTGTGCGGGGCTTGATGGGCGCATGCGGATGGGGGATTTGATTTTGGGCAATGCGTATCAGCGTTCCGATAATTTGTTGGATAGTCATATCCCGGTGAGCTTGCCTATCCCGGCGGTCCCGGAGGTGCAGCGTGCGCTTGAGGCGAGTGTGAAGGAGATTTATGGTGACGATCTTGATTTGATGCGCACGGGTACGGTGATTTCTACTGATGATCGGAATTGGGAGTGGCATACGCCGAAGGCACTGTGGGAGTGGTTGCGGGGATCGACTGCAGCCGCCTGTGACATGGAGTCGGCAACGCTTGCGGCGAATGGGTATCGTTATCGGATTCCGTATGGCACGTTGTTGAGTGTGTCGGATTTGCCTTTGCATGCGGTACCGAAGCTGCCGGCTGCGGCGCAGGCGTTTTATTCGAATTCTAAGCAGGCGCATGTGATGTGTGCGGTGCGTGCGGTGGAGTATTTGGCGCAGCGGCCCGAGCGTTTGCGTACCCGCAAGTTGCGTCGTACGGTTGCTGAGGTGCCGTTTCGCTAGTGCGCTGCGTGTCGACGTCGGGGGTGAGGCGGCGTCGATACGCATAGTCAGGGTGCGCTGCGGGGGTAGTTGAAGAAAATCCGACCTAGGTATGATGGTGGTTTGTATCGCCGACGCTGCAGCTGCTGTGTGCTGACGAATTTTCGTATTTTTATTCAGCGTTGAGTGTAGGTGAATGACTGTGATTTTCGCGTCCATTTAAACTGTGCTGCGGCTACAGTGTGGGATTGTTATTTTTCACAACCATGGTGCTGCACTTGCAGGTCACGAAGAAAATTCAGCATTCGGCAAACCCTGCACATAGATACAGTAAGCAGTGGATATACAGTACTCTTATGTGACTGTGCGCGGTGTGGGCTTAGGGGATCTGCGGCGAGGTGACCGTTGATCCGCTCAGGGGTTGATTTCGGGGTTTTCATCAGGGTTTCCCCCCACCCCAGAAGAGGAGGACACATAGCATTGGTGGCGGGGTGCGTGATACTTTTGCAGCTAAGACTTCAAGGAAAGTGCAAATATTGTGAAAAGGAAGGCCTAACGGATCGTGGCTGAGGATCAAGCAACTGGGACTGCCCCGAAATCATCGAAGAAGACGGCGCTGATCGGTGTAGCATTACTGGCGCTGCTCGCGGCCGCAGGTGGTGGTGTTTATGTGATGACATCGAATAATAAGGAACTCATCACTTCCGCTGACTATCGTGTTCTTGATACCCGCGATAATGCTCAGCGCGTCTCCGTTAGCGGCCAGGTTGAAGCGTTTAAAACGGTGGCGTTAACCACCCGTTTGCCAGGCCCGGTACAAACTATTGATGTGCGTGTGGGTGACCGTGTTCAACCTGAGCAAGTGGTGGCAAATATTGATGTTTCTGCCCTTGAGCGGGAGCTGGCGAATAAGCGGGCGCAGCAAACCGCAAATGATGCTACTGCCTTGAGTCAGATTGAAAACGCTGAGCGTGCGTATAACCAGAACAAGGCCATGGTTGATGAAGGGTTGAACCCAGAAATCAATGGTGCGGTCGCGGCTTTGCGCCAGGCTGAAGCTAATTACGAGAAGCTTAACGCGGAGTTCGAGTTTGCGCGCACTCAGCATGCGCGTGGGAATGATCCGACGATTATTGCGCAGCACGCGGCGGTGCAAGCTGCCCGCGAACAGATGTTGTTGGCGGCGGTTGAGGCAGCCCGCACGGGTGCTAATGCTGCCTTTACGTCCCAGCAGCAGCAGCGTGATGTGCAAGCGCTTAACGACGCCAACGCGGCCTTAAGTGCGCTGGAACAACAGCGTGCCGCAGCGAGTGATGAAGAGGAGATTCGTCGCCTTGATTCCGAGATTGCTGCGATGAAGGCACAAGTGTCCCAATTGGAAACAGTGGTGGCGAAATACCCCCAGGCTTATACTGAGGCTGGTTTAGGGGCGGTGGGTAATGCCGCAGGTTTAAGCGCAGCGCAACGCACCTTGCAGGATTCGCAGCGCACCTTGGATCACACCTTAGGGGCGACGGATCAAAAACTAGCGGCTACCCAAAAAGATGTGGCTTTAGCTTTTGAAGCGAAAAAAGATGCGGCCACGAGCCTGGAAACGGCACGCCGAAGTGTGGATAATCAGCTGAAGAATCAGCAAGCCGCTGTCGATGATGCTGTGCGTTCGGCGCGTGCCGCGCGAGTTGCTGCGGGGGCAGGGGATTCCCAACTGCAGGTCGATATCGCTTCCTCCCAAGTACGCACCCCGACCGAAGGTGTAGTCACGCGCGTGGATGCAAAGGAAGGCGCACCAGCAGCAGGGGCGTTATTAACCGTTGCTGATGATCGTCGCCTGATCGTGCGCTCCACTGTCAAAGAGTTGGATGTTTCCAAAGTGGAGGTGGGCCAAAAAGTTGAGTTCACTACTGCCGGAACTGGGGATAAGAAATTCACCGGCAAGGTTTCTTTCGTATCCCCTGCAGCTGCTCCACCTGAGTTGTTAAACCCAGCACTGGCAGCCGGTGCGAACCAATCCTCCTCTACTACTCCGAAGGCAACCTTCCCTATCGAAATTGAGGTCGAAGGCGACCGCGAAGGTCTACGCCTTGGTGCTACCGCGAAGGCCCGGATTATTACCAAGCCTGCAAGTACCAACATGCTTGTTGCCAAAGATGCTGTTTTCGAAGGCAAGAATAAGAACGAAAAGTTCGTGCTTGTGGTAGCAGAGCATGAGGGCAAGACGAAGATTGTCAAGCGTAAGATCACCGTGGGACACGAGTCGGAATTTGATTTTGAGGTCACCGGCGGTGACGCGAAGAAGGGCGATAAAGTTCTCACCGACTACAAGCGCTTCTTGGGCAAAATCGATGAGGAAGTAGAAGTCGAATCCACCCCAGCTACACCGGGGGAGAAGTCCGATGCCCCTGAGTCGAAGGAAGCTACGAAATAACAGCAATGGCTACTCATGAAACACCCTCCGGCCTGCTCATTGAGATGCACAACATTGTGAAAAAGTTCAACATCGGAACCGAAAATGAACTCACAGTGTTGCGCAACTGCGAATTCGATGTTGCCCCCGGCGAATTTGTCTCGGTTGTGGGATCGTCCGGTTGTGGTAAATCCACGCTGATGAACATCATTGGCATGCTTGACCGCCCCACCACGGGTAGTTATCGCCTCAGCGGGGTCGATGTGCTTGCCCTGCGCGATGATGAAGCTGCCCGCTACCGGAGTTTGCACATTGGCTTCGTTTTCCAAAACTTCAACCTCATCGGGCGTATCAGTGCGCGCAAAAACGTGGAAATGTCCATGATGTATGCCGGGGTAGGGCGCAAAGAACGCGAAGCCCGCGCTGATGAGCTGCTGGCAATGGTGGGCATGTCTGATCGTGCCGGGCATTCGCCAGCGGAACTGTCTGGTGGTCAAAAGCAGCGTGTGGCTATTGCCCGCGCCCTCGCCAATAACCCGGACCTGATCCTCGCAGACGAACCCACTGGTGCCCTCGACTCCAAAACAGGACGCATGGTGATGGATTTGTTCCATACCCTGAACCAAGAACACGGGGCCACCATTGTGTTTATTACCCACAACCCCGAACTGGCTGCGGAAACCACCCGCATCGTGACTATGCATGACGGTGTGATTTCTGGGCCGCGCGCACCCCGAGTACCGCAGCAAGCGCTGCGATTGGGTGTCGATGCTGCCCCTACCGAAGTGATTGCGCGCGCAGATACTGCAAGCAGTAGGGGCGTCGATAAGCATGAAAGGGGCGATCAAGCATGAGTATCGTCGAATCTTTGCGCCTTGCGCTGAGCAATGTTGCTGGTAACAAGATGCGCTCGCTGCTTACCCTTTTAGGTGTGGTCATCGGTATCGCCTCGGTAATTGCCATCCTCACTTTGGGTCAGGCGTTGCGTTCGTCGACAACATCGAGCTTGTCTGATTTTGGCGCGTCCGATTTTTCGATCATTATTCAGCCGATTCCGACGAAGGAAATGCTGGACGAAGTTGGCGGCGAGCAGTTCTATTATTATTTCGGCGACCTCGAAGATCCCGATATGGAAATTTCGGAAGACATGGTTGAGGAGCTGCGCAGCTATCTCGGCACCGACCTGCAAGGTATCGCAATCGGCGATACCGGCTCGGTCAGCGGTGGCTACACCATTGGGGACGAGGAAGTGTCGGGCAACCTAAACTTTATCAATACCGATTTCCAGGACATGCGCGGCATTAAAATCGAGCATGGTCGAGCACTCAATGAAGACGATATTTTCGGCAACCGACCAGTTGCGGTTGTGTCGAAGCCGCTCGCTGAGAAGCTTTACGACGGCCAAGCAGCGCGCGCTGTCGGCCAAGAAGTAACCTTCGATACAGGTGAAGCGGAATTGAGAGTCACGATTGTGGGCGTGCAAAAGGAATCACAAGGCGGCCTCTTAGGAAGCTTCGGACCCCCACCCGCGAACGCCTATGTTCCTTATGGCAACCAAGCGCATTTCAAGGATGAGGTCGGGCACTGGCAAACCATCGCGGTGCGCAAAACCCCTGAGGCCGACGGCGCGGAATTTCAAAAGAAACTGGAGGAATATTTCGCACCCTACTACCAAGACTCCACCGAATACCGGGTGAAGATCCGCGATAACAGCACAGACTTGGACACCTTTAACAAGGTGCTCGGCACCATCAGTTCCGTGATCGCCGCCATTGGTGGAATTTCCCTGCTCGTGGGCGGTATTGGCGTGATGAACATTATGCTCATCACCGTGACCGAACGCACCCGTGAAATCGGTATCCGCAAAGCACTAGGCGCAACCCGCCGCGATATCCGACGCCAGTTCGTGATCGAAGCAATGGTAGTGTGCATGATCGGCGGCATTATCGGCATGATCTTAGGCAGCGTGGTCGGTATGGTGGGTGCAACCTTCATGGGGGGAGTAGTACTCCCACCATTATGGGGTGTACTTGTTTCCTTGCTGTTCTGTTTGGCCATCGGCCTGTTCTTTGGATGGTACCCCGCCAACCGCGCGGCCAAACTCGACCCCATCGAAGCACTACGCCACGAGTAGTACTTGTTCTAAAAAACCACCTTCGTGTGCATGCTCACCAACGAAGGTGGTTTGAGCAATTCTAAGCCCCCATTACTTTTGCTACCGGTAATGATTAGGATGGTACTTAAAAGCCCATTGCTGTGACATGTACTTTGAGGAGGTTGAAAAATGTTCGGCTATATCAATCTTGTTGTTGGCTTAGTACTCTTTGCTGGTCTGGGTGCTTTTATGGCTACAGCTATTCGCAATAACACGCTCGTGCGCAATGAAGCTCTCGGCATTCGCACGAAAGCCACATTGGCATCCGATGCCGCGTGGCGCGCCGGCCATGAGGCTGCCCGCCCCTATTTGCACGGCGTTGTCGTAGTCGGGCT contains these protein-coding regions:
- the rplX gene encoding 50S ribosomal protein L24; the protein is MKIHKGDMVVVISGPDKGAQGKVIQAFPKTNKVLVEGVNRIKKHVANSAPERGAESGGIVTQEAPIHVSNVMVLDSDGKPTRVGYRFDENGKKVRISRRNGKDI
- the rplE gene encoding 50S ribosomal protein L5, which encodes MTYTPRLKTRYREEIRTKLNEEFSYDNVMQIPGVVKVVVNMGVGDAARDSKLINGALEDLTAITGQKPELRRAKKSIANFKLREGMPIGARVTLRGDRMWEFLDRLLTVALPRIRDFRGLSDQQFDGHGNYTFGLTEQTMFYEIDVDKVDRPRGMDITVVTTATNNDEGRALLRELGFPFKKADQ
- a CDS encoding carboxymuconolactone decarboxylase family protein; translation: MSTNYPQQLEHGPYLDKSFPEVYKALALTYSTLGQELEKVGLPQDLVELVLVRASQINGCATCLSIHAPQARKAGVSEVKLDVLNAWRETDIFSVQERAALDLTEALTILPTGARAADAPLKALEVFSPEQVAALGWAIALINAFNRVSLASGHPVKG
- the amn gene encoding AMP nucleosidase; amino-acid sequence: MGDDHFVQGEGSTDAAGFNAQSAVDALIAHYEKSCALAHRVIARGEYEQYAAVTYPKLTVTVHSWHPIDRTAPFGYVNEAGTYSAVISKPRLMRSYLENQLKQLCAHYPCTITVGDSGQAIPPEYIDQLDSSVLGSHRHPAIPRATLDDVHDAIVDGDWEAFHGEEKPLAHFTAHRFDIACARIEHYTGMSVDTVQRYILFTNYGMHTREFLRYGLAELQRAGSRYTSLVVAGMTITRAEATALDVHEFTSHDRFQMPRFDLVAEDNTGITMVNIGVGPSNAKTITDCLAVLRPEVWVMIGHCAGLDGRMRMGDLILGNAYQRSDNLLDSHIPVSLPIPAVPEVQRALEASVKEIYGDDLDLMRTGTVISTDDRNWEWHTPKALWEWLRGSTAAACDMESATLAANGYRYRIPYGTLLSVSDLPLHAVPKLPAAAQAFYSNSKQAHVMCAVRAVEYLAQRPERLRTRKLRRTVAEVPFR
- a CDS encoding HlyD family efflux transporter periplasmic adaptor subunit; its protein translation is MAEDQATGTAPKSSKKTALIGVALLALLAAAGGGVYVMTSNNKELITSADYRVLDTRDNAQRVSVSGQVEAFKTVALTTRLPGPVQTIDVRVGDRVQPEQVVANIDVSALERELANKRAQQTANDATALSQIENAERAYNQNKAMVDEGLNPEINGAVAALRQAEANYEKLNAEFEFARTQHARGNDPTIIAQHAAVQAAREQMLLAAVEAARTGANAAFTSQQQQRDVQALNDANAALSALEQQRAAASDEEEIRRLDSEIAAMKAQVSQLETVVAKYPQAYTEAGLGAVGNAAGLSAAQRTLQDSQRTLDHTLGATDQKLAATQKDVALAFEAKKDAATSLETARRSVDNQLKNQQAAVDDAVRSARAARVAAGAGDSQLQVDIASSQVRTPTEGVVTRVDAKEGAPAAGALLTVADDRRLIVRSTVKELDVSKVEVGQKVEFTTAGTGDKKFTGKVSFVSPAAAPPELLNPALAAGANQSSSTTPKATFPIEIEVEGDREGLRLGATAKARIITKPASTNMLVAKDAVFEGKNKNEKFVLVVAEHEGKTKIVKRKITVGHESEFDFEVTGGDAKKGDKVLTDYKRFLGKIDEEVEVESTPATPGEKSDAPESKEATK
- a CDS encoding ABC transporter ATP-binding protein → MATHETPSGLLIEMHNIVKKFNIGTENELTVLRNCEFDVAPGEFVSVVGSSGCGKSTLMNIIGMLDRPTTGSYRLSGVDVLALRDDEAARYRSLHIGFVFQNFNLIGRISARKNVEMSMMYAGVGRKEREARADELLAMVGMSDRAGHSPAELSGGQKQRVAIARALANNPDLILADEPTGALDSKTGRMVMDLFHTLNQEHGATIVFITHNPELAAETTRIVTMHDGVISGPRAPRVPQQALRLGVDAAPTEVIARADTASSRGVDKHERGDQA
- a CDS encoding ABC transporter permease; this encodes MSIVESLRLALSNVAGNKMRSLLTLLGVVIGIASVIAILTLGQALRSSTTSSLSDFGASDFSIIIQPIPTKEMLDEVGGEQFYYYFGDLEDPDMEISEDMVEELRSYLGTDLQGIAIGDTGSVSGGYTIGDEEVSGNLNFINTDFQDMRGIKIEHGRALNEDDIFGNRPVAVVSKPLAEKLYDGQAARAVGQEVTFDTGEAELRVTIVGVQKESQGGLLGSFGPPPANAYVPYGNQAHFKDEVGHWQTIAVRKTPEADGAEFQKKLEEYFAPYYQDSTEYRVKIRDNSTDLDTFNKVLGTISSVIAAIGGISLLVGGIGVMNIMLITVTERTREIGIRKALGATRRDIRRQFVIEAMVVCMIGGIIGMILGSVVGMVGATFMGGVVLPPLWGVLVSLLFCLAIGLFFGWYPANRAAKLDPIEALRHE
- a CDS encoding SdpI family protein, producing MFGYINLVVGLVLFAGLGAFMATAIRNNTLVRNEALGIRTKATLASDAAWRAGHEAARPYLHGVVVVGLVGAGVSLAALPFALSDGEFVQWGLYALPVVSFVIQIMMFIWSAQKANAAAKTV